From a single Lonchura striata isolate bLonStr1 chromosome 13, bLonStr1.mat, whole genome shotgun sequence genomic region:
- the ZNF423 gene encoding zinc finger protein 423 isoform X6, whose amino-acid sequence MIGDGCDLGIGEEEGGTGLPYPCQFCDKSFIRLSYLKRHEQIHSDKLPFKCTYCSRLFKHKRSRDRHIKLHTGDKKYHCHECEAAFSRSDHLKIHLKTHSSSKPFKCTVCKRGFSSTSSLQSHMQAHKKNKEHMAKTEKEVKKDDFMCDYCEETFSQTEDLEKHVMTRHPQLSEKADLQCIHCPEVFVDENSLLSHIHQAHANKKHKCPMCPEQFSSVEEVYCHLDSHRQPDSSNHSISPDPVLGSVASMSSATPDSSASVERGSTPDSTLKPLRGQKKTRSVDREEGQNWSKVTYSCPYCSKRDFNSLAVLEIHLKTIHADKPQQSHTCQICLDSMPTLYNLNEHVRKVHKNHAYPMMQFSNISAFHCNYCPEMFADINSLQEHIRITHCGPNATPQDGNNAFFCNQCSMGFLTEATLTEHIQQTHCNVGNSKLDSPVIQPTQSFMEVYSCPYCTNSPIFGSILKLTKHIKENHKNIPLAHNKKSKAEQSPVSSDVEVSSPKRQRLSASVNSVSNGEYPCNQCDLKFSNFESFQTHLKLHLELLLRKQSCPQCKEDFDSQESLLQHLTVHYMTTSTHYVCESCDKQFSSVDDLQKHLLDMHTFVLYHCTLCQEVFDSKVSIQVHLAVKHSNEKKMYRCTACNWDFRKEVDLQIHVKHSHLGNPSKSHKCIFCGETFSTEVELQCHITTHSKKYNCKFCSKAFHAIILLEKHLREKHCVFDASAENGTANGMTPTSKKTEGADIQNMLMKNPDTSNSHEASEDDVDASEPMYGCDICGAAYTMEVLLQNHRLRDHNIRPGEDDCSRKKAEFIKGSHKCNICSRTFFSENGLREHMQTHRGPAKHYMCPICGERFPSLLTLTEHKVTHSKSLDTGTCRICKMPLQSEEEFIEHCQMHPDLRNSLTGFRCVVCMQTVTSTLELKIHGTFHMQKLAGNSATSSPNGQALQKLYKCALCLKEFRNKQDLVKLDVNGLPYGLCAGCMTRSTNGQSSSLTPQEVNERPCGSLRCPECSVKFESAEDLESHIQVDHRDLTPETSGQRKGTQTSPVPRKKTYQCIKCQMTFENEREIQIHVANHMIEEGINHECKLCNQMFDSPAKLLCHLIEHSFEGMGGTFKCPVCFTVFVQANKLQQHIFAVHGQEDKIYDCSQCPQKFFFQTELQNHTLSQHAQ is encoded by the exons ATGATAGGAGATGGGTGTGATCTTGGCAtcggggaggaggaaggggggacTGGCCTGCCGTATCCCTGTCAGTTTTGTGATAAGTCCTTCATTCGCCTGAGCTACCTTAAAAGGCACGAGCAGATCCACAGTGACAAACTACCTTTCAAATGCACCTACTGTAGCCGGCTTTTTAAGCACAAGAGGAGTAGGGATCGTCACATAAAGCTTCACACGGGGGATAAAAAGTACCACTGCCACGAATGCGAGGCTGCATTCTCCCGCAGCGACCACCTCAAAATCCACCTGAAAACCCACAGCTCCAGCAAACCATTCAAGTGTACTGTGTGTAAACGTGGGTTTTCATCTACCAGCTCATTGCAGAGTCACATGCAAGCTCATAAAAAGAACAAGGAACATATGGCAAAGACTGAGAAAGAGGTGAAGAAGGATGATTTTATGTGTGATTACTGTGAAGAGACATTCAGTCAGACTGAAGATTTGGAGAAGCACGTAATGACGCGCCACCCACAGCTTTCCGAGAAGGCAGATTTGCAGTGTATTCATTGCCCTGAAGTATTTGTAGATGAAAACTCGCTGCTCTCACACATTCATCAAGCCCATGCCAACAAGAAACATAAGTGCCCTATGTGCCCAGAGCAGTTTTCTTCAGTGGAGGAAGTCTATTGCCACTTGGACAGCCACAGACAACCTGACTCCAGCAACCACAGCATCAGCCCTGACCCAGTCCTGGGGAGTGTGGCATCCATGAGCAGCGCAACGCCGGACTCCAGCGCATCGGTGGAAAGAGGTTCCACTCCAGATTCGACCTTAAAGCCTTTGAGAGGACAAAAGAAAACCAGGTCTGTTGACAGAGAGGAAGGCCAGAACTGGTCTAAAGTTACTTACAGCTGCCCCTACTGCTCGAAGCGTGACTTCAACAGCCTTGCTGTTCTGGAGATCCATCTGAAGACCATTCATGCAGACAAACCTCAGCAAAGCCACACGTGCCAGATCTGCCTTGATTCCATGCCTACACTGTACAACTTAAATGAACACGTCAGAAAAGTGCACAAAAACCATGCCTATCCCATGATGCAGTTTAGCAACATTTCTGCCTTTCATTGTAATTACTGCCCAGAGATGTTTGCAGATATCAATAGCTTGCAGGAACACATCCGCATTACTCACTGCGGCCCAAACGCTACCCCTCAAGATGGCAACAATGCTTTCTTCTGTAACCAGTGCTCCATGGGCTTTCTGACCGAAGCTACCTTGACTGAGCACATCCAGCAGACTCACTGCAATGTAGGAAATTCAAAATTGGATTCCCCTGTCATTCAGCCAACACAGTCTTTTATGGAAGTTTATTCATGCCCTTATTGCACAAACTCCCCCATTTTTGGCTCCATCCTGAAGCTTACAAAGCATATTAAAGAAAACCACAAGAACATTCCTCTGGCACACAATAAGAAGtcaaaagcagagcagagtcCAGTTTCTTCTGATGTTGAAGTCTCTTCCCCTAAAAGGCAGCGGCTTTCTGCAAGCGTAAACTCAGTGTCTAATGGTGAATACCCATGTAATCAGTGTGATCTAAAGTTCTCAAATTTTGAAAGTTTTCAGACCCATTTAAAGTTGcatttggagctgctgttgagGAAACAGTCTTGCCCTCAGTGTAAAGAAGACTTTGATTCCCAGGAGTCTCTTCTGCAACATCTCACTGTACATTACATGACAACTTCCACTCATTATGTATGTGAGAGCTGTGACAAACAGTTTTCTTCAGTGGATGATTTGCAGAAGCATTTGTTGGATATGCATACTTTTGTGTTGTATCACTGCACCCTTTGCCAAGAAGTTTTTGATTCCAAGGTATCTATCCAAGTGCATCTGGCAGTCAAGCATAGCAATGAAAAGAAGATGTATCGTTGCACAGCCTGTAACTGGGATTTTAGGAAGGAGGTGGATCTCCAGATCCATGTGAAGCATAGTCACTTGGGTAATCCATCAAAGTCTCACAAATGTATCTTCTGTGGTGAGACCTTCAGCACAGAGGTAGAACTGCAGTGCCACATCACAACCCACAGCAAAAAATACAACTGCAAGTTTTGTAGCAAAGCTTTTCATGCCATCATCTTGCTTGAAAAGCACTTGCGGGAAAAGCATTGTGTTTTTGATGCTAGCGCTGAGAATGGTACAGCTAATGGCATGACCCCAACAAGTAAGAAGACAGAAGGGGCAGATATCCAGAATATGTTAATGAAGAATCCGGATACTTCCAACAGTCATGAAGCCAGTGAGGACGATGTGGATGCTTCTGAGCCCATGTACGGCTGTGACATTTGTGGGGCTGCCTACACTATGGAGGTTCTCTTGCAGAACCATCGTTTGAGGGATCATAACATCAGGCCTGGGGAGGATGACTGTTCTAGGAAGAAAGCAGAATTCATCAAAGGTAGCCACAAGTGTAATATCTGCTCAAGGAcctttttctcagaaaatggCCTGAGAGAGCACATGCAGACCCATCGAGGCCCAGCTAAGCATTACATGTGCCCCATCTGCGGGGAACGCTTCCCATCGCTCCTGACCCTGACGGAGCACAAAGTCACTCACAGCAAGAGTTTGGATACAGGGACGTGTCGGATCTGCAAAATGCCACTGCAGAGCGAGGAGGAATTCATCGAGCACTGCCAGATGCATCCAGATCTCAGGAATTCCCTCACAGGCTTTCGCTGTGTTGTCTGCATGCAGACGGTCACCTCTACCCTGGAGCTGAAAATTCATGGGACGTTCCATATGCAGAAATTGGCAGGAAACTCTGCAACCTCATCGCCTAACGGCCAGGCCTTGCAAAAACTCTACAAGTGTGCGCTGTGCTTGAAGGAGTTCCGGAATAAGCAGGACTTGGTAAAGTTGGATGTGAACGGCCTTCCCTATGGCCTGTGTGCTGGATGCATGACCAGGAGCACCAATGGACAGTCCTCAAGCTTGACTCCACAGGAGGTGAACGAGAGGCCGTGTGGCAGCCTGAGGTGTCCGGAGTGTAGTGTCAAATTTGAAAGTGCTGAAGACTTAGAGAGCCACATTCAGGTAGACCACCGAGACCTGACACCCGAGACCAGTGGCCAAAGGAAAGGTACCCAGACGTCCCCTGTTCCCAGA AAAAAGACCTATCAGTGCATCAAGTGCCAGATGACCTTTGAGAATGAGAGAGAGATACAAATCCATGTCGCTAACCATATGATTG